In Nitrospira sp., one DNA window encodes the following:
- a CDS encoding ATP-binding protein encodes MKTRNWLVLSIAGACFLTIVIIEKLAPANVVGAYGYVLPILLVAILRNRTLMLVTVLACVVATYAGLLQPTKPGRFQSAVINRTVVVGVLLIVAYIGMSWEERKAREEAARAALARQTENLLRANAQLVDVKDQLNRSERLAAVGQLVASVAHEVGTPLHSIAWHVQALAEEPTVTPDMKKRIDVIDGQLTRVVGIIQDLLSSTRQRKPDPTWLPVDHVVSPVAALMEPAFQAKGVALRVELGDALPLVWADAEKLHQVLVNLFANAIAATSEGGTVTISAGSRAATPEEIEVGLRVGNATFTTMITIIVSDTGSGMPEEDLQKAFTPFFTTKAIGKGTGLGLFISRETVQAHGGTLTLESEVGKGTRVVISLPGQSAVATSLI; translated from the coding sequence ATGAAGACCCGCAATTGGCTGGTGCTGAGCATTGCCGGCGCCTGTTTCCTGACCATCGTCATTATCGAAAAGCTTGCACCGGCAAACGTCGTCGGCGCCTACGGCTATGTGCTGCCCATTCTCCTTGTGGCGATCCTGCGCAATCGGACGCTGATGCTGGTGACGGTGTTGGCCTGCGTGGTAGCGACCTATGCCGGGCTTCTTCAGCCGACGAAGCCGGGCCGCTTTCAATCCGCCGTGATCAATCGCACGGTGGTCGTCGGCGTGTTGCTGATTGTGGCCTATATCGGCATGAGCTGGGAGGAACGGAAGGCCCGGGAAGAAGCGGCCCGCGCCGCGCTGGCCCGGCAAACGGAAAATCTGTTGCGCGCCAATGCGCAGTTGGTCGACGTGAAGGATCAGCTCAACCGGTCTGAACGGCTCGCGGCCGTCGGGCAACTGGTGGCGTCGGTTGCGCATGAGGTGGGCACGCCGTTGCATTCGATCGCCTGGCACGTCCAGGCGTTGGCGGAAGAGCCGACGGTCACGCCGGATATGAAGAAGCGCATCGATGTGATCGACGGGCAGCTGACGCGCGTGGTCGGCATTATTCAGGATCTCTTGTCCTCGACCCGGCAGCGGAAGCCCGATCCCACCTGGTTGCCGGTCGACCATGTCGTGAGTCCTGTGGCGGCGTTGATGGAACCGGCCTTTCAAGCGAAGGGGGTGGCGCTCCGGGTTGAACTCGGGGACGCATTGCCGCTGGTTTGGGCCGATGCCGAAAAGCTGCATCAAGTGCTGGTCAATCTATTTGCCAACGCCATCGCGGCGACGTCGGAGGGCGGGACCGTCACGATCAGTGCCGGTAGTCGAGCGGCCACACCAGAAGAGATCGAAGTGGGCTTGCGTGTGGGGAATGCGACGTTCACCACGATGATCACGATCATCGTCAGTGATACGGGCTCGGGTATGCCGGAGGAGGATCTCCAGAAAGCGTTTACGCCGTTCTTTACGACGAAGGCGATTGGGAAGGGGACCGGTCTGGGGTTGTTCATTAGTCGAGAAACCGTACAGGCGCATGGCGGGACGCTCACGCTGGAGAGCGAAGTAGGGAAAGGGACCAGGGTTGTGATATCGTTGCCCGGACAAAGTGCAGTAGCCACATCACTGATCTAG
- a CDS encoding sigma-54 dependent transcriptional regulator has product MPAAKILVIDDDAVARELLADALKKDGHEVESFSNGTDALARGQQTVFDLVLTDIRMGTVDGLTVLREFKRFSPDTSIVLLTAFGSLEGAIEGIKQGAFDYLAKPFRKEEVKLVVQRALDHCKLVRENKRFRVELKEKEEWSPLVGSSPAMLDVYKLVARVSESRSTVLLQGESGTGKELIARAIHANSPRRDKPFIPVNCGALPDTLLESEMFGHEKGAFTGAVGLKAGLFEAATGGTLFLDEIGELGPALQVKLLRVMQDQEVRRVGGTTSVKVDVRIIAATNRDLEQLVKEDKFRDDLFYRLNVVRITLPSLVDRKEDIPMLAHHFLQKYVGGTPSGVRGFLPETMALLKEYRWPGNVRELENAVERAVSLSHGPLVTPDDLPESIRTAAQVDAKAPAAPEGDEVCLTLEEVEKRHLIRVLKEMKGNKVKAAKILGIDRRTLYRMAERFGLDLGDDPEAGDKEPAEKL; this is encoded by the coding sequence ATGCCGGCAGCAAAGATTCTCGTGATCGATGACGACGCCGTGGCCCGCGAACTGCTGGCCGATGCCTTGAAAAAAGACGGGCATGAGGTGGAGTCCTTTTCCAACGGGACGGATGCGCTGGCTCGCGGGCAACAGACGGTGTTCGACCTCGTGCTCACGGATATTCGCATGGGGACCGTGGATGGACTGACTGTCTTGCGGGAGTTCAAACGGTTCAGCCCGGATACTTCCATCGTTCTGCTCACGGCGTTCGGATCATTGGAGGGAGCGATCGAGGGAATCAAGCAGGGGGCCTTCGATTATCTGGCCAAGCCCTTTCGAAAGGAAGAGGTAAAGCTCGTTGTTCAGCGCGCGCTCGACCATTGCAAATTAGTGAGGGAAAACAAGCGCTTCAGAGTGGAACTGAAAGAAAAAGAAGAGTGGTCTCCATTGGTCGGAAGCAGTCCGGCCATGCTGGATGTCTATAAGCTGGTGGCTCGCGTCTCGGAGAGCCGCAGCACCGTGTTGCTCCAGGGAGAAAGCGGGACCGGGAAAGAACTCATTGCCCGGGCGATTCATGCCAATAGCCCACGGCGAGACAAGCCCTTCATTCCGGTGAATTGCGGCGCCTTGCCCGACACGCTGCTGGAGTCCGAGATGTTCGGCCATGAGAAGGGGGCCTTCACCGGCGCGGTGGGACTGAAGGCCGGCCTGTTTGAAGCGGCGACGGGTGGGACGCTGTTTCTCGATGAGATCGGCGAACTCGGGCCGGCGCTGCAAGTGAAGCTGCTGCGAGTCATGCAGGATCAGGAAGTCCGGCGCGTGGGAGGCACGACGTCCGTCAAAGTCGACGTTCGCATCATTGCCGCGACGAATCGCGATCTGGAGCAACTCGTTAAAGAAGACAAGTTTCGAGACGATCTGTTTTATCGCTTGAACGTAGTGCGGATAACCCTGCCTTCGCTGGTGGACCGCAAAGAAGATATTCCGATGCTGGCCCACCATTTTCTCCAGAAGTATGTCGGCGGGACGCCGTCAGGGGTGCGCGGATTTCTGCCGGAAACGATGGCGTTGCTCAAGGAGTATCGGTGGCCGGGCAATGTGCGGGAGCTGGAGAACGCGGTGGAGCGCGCGGTGTCGTTGAGCCACGGCCCCTTAGTCACGCCGGACGATTTGCCGGAAAGTATCCGGACTGCTGCGCAGGTGGACGCGAAAGCCCCCGCAGCGCCTGAAGGGGATGAGGTCTGTCTGACGCTCGAAGAAGTGGAAAAGCGGCATCTGATCCGTGTCCTGAAGGAAATGAAGGGGAACAAGGTGAAGGCGGCCAAGATCCTGGGCATCGACCGCCGGACACTCTACCGGATGGCGGAACGGTTCGGACTTGATTTGGGGGACGATCCCGAGGCCGGTGACAAAGAGCCGGCAGAGAAGTTATAG